AACGTGACGGGTGAGTTTCGGGTTCCACCGTGCTTTCCTGACAGCCCCTTCCATGCGGGAGCTCAGTTCCCAAAAACCAATGGAAACCCACAGCAATGAAGGGATTCCCACGAGAAGCCCATGCCTTGTGCTCACGTAGGAGACCTTGAATGCGTACACAAGGGATATCAGGAAGAATGCTGAACACCATATCAGGACAGGTATCTCCTTCCCGCTGCAGGGAATGATCCTTCTGCGGAACAGCCCGAAGAGCAAAAGCACGATCAGGACCACGTGGAAGGACCTGAAGAACTTGTAGGAGGTCTCCCAGAGGGAGAAAACGTATCTGTTGGTCATGACCCGGGTGAGAACGGACCCCGCCTGGCGGGATTTCAGGGAAGATCCGTCAATCTCCACCGGGAGGGGCTTATTCCTGCTCTGCAGCAGCTCAGGTATCTTCGTGGCCAGGTGGCCGAGTTCCCAGGCGCCAGCCTTGCTCTTGAGCAAGTAAAGGGGCGTAATGGACATCGCCGGAAATGCCACGAGAAAGACCATCAGGAAGGCAAGGAAGAGCCTGGCCTTTCGTTCCCGGTAGAACAGGACCCATCCCATCCACACGATAACGATCGCAAGAAGGGCCACTCCTTCGGTGCGGGTGAAGCACGACAGACCGGCAAAGAAACTTGCCGCAGCGATGAAGACCCACCTCTTTTCCTCTATGCCTTTCCATGCCGCCCAGAGGGATGTTATAGAGAAGCACCAGAAGAGCGGCTCCCTGAGGACATCGGAGGAATACTGCACAAGCCGGGGGCCTATAACAAAAAAGATCGATGCGACAAAGGCGATCCTCAGG
The sequence above is a segment of the Syntrophorhabdaceae bacterium genome. Coding sequences within it:
- a CDS encoding glycosyltransferase family 39 protein, which codes for MVLTAGVITPDGILYIKIARFINDGNWRGVYEDGFYSTYPFVIVLFQKVFHDWETAGRMASAAAGSVAVLPFFFLLRRMFDLRIAFVASIFFVIGPRLVQYSSDVLREPLFWCFSITSLWAAWKGIEEKRWVFIAAASFFAGLSCFTRTEGVALLAIVIVWMGWVLFYRERKARLFLAFLMVFLVAFPAMSITPLYLLKSKAGAWELGHLATKIPELLQSRNKPLPVEIDGSSLKSRQAGSVLTRVMTNRYVFSLWETSYKFFRSFHVVLIVLLLFGLFRRRIIPCSGKEIPVLIWCSAFFLISLVYAFKVSYVSTRHGLLVGIPSLLWVSIGFWELSSRMEGAVRKARWNPKLTRHVAVYLLILICLSVIPRTVAPYGDEKIEMKKAGIYLKRMGYSNERFAVEPRINRLTFYKGGDFVNIPTNIDPVALGRFLKSADVRFLVVDERTIENAVKGFKGNTDAMNLEKVDLPGFKDYREYSFAVYRIGE